In one Bacillus sp. Marseille-P3661 genomic region, the following are encoded:
- a CDS encoding HNH endonuclease produces MEKDSDKKVCRECGLEKVITGNRTICAECRRRLEWYNGTRFKDRFRMNRKRAERFEVEDDLTYDEFVEILHDYVCPYCGEDTAGKSSIDHVLPLALGYGNNRGNIVNCCTGCNTSKGNDDLYSFYLRSDKFTEKLYEIFLRKYAALNFGDDSKQNVERMRRALMQLHEYMREIKNRDTEQAKAVNLQ; encoded by the coding sequence ATGGAAAAAGATAGCGACAAAAAGGTATGTCGTGAGTGTGGATTAGAAAAAGTAATAACAGGTAATCGTACTATATGTGCTGAATGTAGACGCCGGCTAGAGTGGTACAACGGAACGCGTTTTAAAGACCGCTTTCGAATGAATCGTAAAAGAGCCGAGAGATTCGAAGTCGAGGATGATTTAACATACGACGAATTTGTCGAGATATTACATGATTATGTATGTCCATATTGTGGAGAAGATACAGCAGGGAAAAGCAGTATTGACCATGTATTACCGTTAGCATTAGGTTACGGAAATAATCGAGGTAACATCGTTAATTGCTGCACTGGATGTAATACAAGCAAAGGAAACGACGACTTATACTCCTTTTATTTACGATCGGACAAGTTTACTGAGAAGTTATATGAAATATTTTTGCGCAAATACGCTGCGTTAAATTTTGGCGACGATAGTAAGCAGAACGTTGAACGAATGAGACGCGCGCTAATGCAGTTACATGAATATATGAGAGAAATCAAAAACCGAGATACGGAACAAGCTAAGGCGGTGAATTTGCAATGA
- a CDS encoding helix-turn-helix transcriptional regulator — MRINSNDIKILRALMGISLETFASRLGVSKMLISYIENGERSLTDAQERKIREVFNLTNEDVMKLKCYGDLTRLYSDEYRPRV; from the coding sequence TTGCGAATTAATAGTAACGATATAAAGATATTACGCGCGTTAATGGGTATTAGTTTAGAAACCTTTGCAAGCCGATTAGGGGTTAGCAAAATGTTAATATCGTATATTGAGAACGGCGAACGTTCATTAACTGACGCCCAGGAACGAAAAATAAGGGAGGTATTTAATTTGACTAACGAGGACGTAATGAAGTTAAAATGTTACGGTGATTTAACGCGGTTGTATTCAGATGAATACCGCCCGCGAGTATAA
- a CDS encoding helix-turn-helix domain-containing protein: MKKLPKEEINQILIESNEGDTDRLVLVIRLGDLLKEKGITQKELAEMTGMRPNAVSNLARGVVERITIDHIERIANALKVEDINELVTLELESEVWNMSTINKQKEFLEHKAEYERNKNSDDD; the protein is encoded by the coding sequence TTGAAAAAATTACCAAAAGAAGAAATAAATCAAATACTTATTGAATCTAACGAAGGTGATACCGACCGTTTAGTTTTAGTCATACGGTTAGGAGATTTATTAAAAGAAAAAGGAATTACTCAAAAGGAACTGGCTGAAATGACTGGAATGAGACCTAATGCAGTCTCAAATCTAGCACGGGGAGTAGTTGAGCGAATTACAATCGATCATATAGAAAGGATTGCGAACGCTTTAAAGGTAGAAGATATAAACGAATTAGTAACACTTGAATTAGAAAGCGAAGTATGGAATATGTCTACAATAAATAAACAGAAAGAATTTTTAGAACATAAAGCTGAATACGAAAGAAACAAAAATAGCGACGATGATTAA
- a CDS encoding helix-turn-helix transcriptional regulator produces MLEMECRLKDILKDRGIKQTWLAERIGVRQGTINEIVNGKRLPTLPVAYRIAKELGAHIEDIWRI; encoded by the coding sequence ATGCTAGAAATGGAATGTCGATTGAAAGATATATTGAAAGACCGTGGAATAAAACAAACGTGGTTAGCTGAACGTATTGGAGTACGCCAGGGAACGATAAACGAGATTGTAAACGGTAAGAGATTACCGACGCTGCCAGTTGCTTATCGAATAGCAAAGGAACTTGGAGCACATATCGAGGATATATGGAGAATATAA
- a CDS encoding DUF4359 domain-containing protein: MKKGYILIAVLVFVALFGAITNPSKADYVDWAKTQVNQESGIIVGFIGGAIFDNYTTQNNYGVFSVYKTAMGENEDITAVGLFGNFIWLGQSGSFK; encoded by the coding sequence ATGAAGAAAGGCTATATTTTAATAGCGGTATTAGTGTTTGTGGCATTATTCGGCGCTATAACTAACCCGTCTAAAGCTGATTATGTAGACTGGGCAAAAACCCAAGTTAATCAGGAAAGTGGAATTATTGTCGGTTTTATCGGTGGAGCAATATTTGATAACTATACTACTCAAAATAATTACGGAGTATTTAGCGTTTATAAAACGGCTATGGGAGAGAACGAAGATATAACCGCAGTAGGTTTATTTGGAAATTTTATATGGCTAGGTCAAAGCGGCTCCTTTAAATAA
- a CDS encoding tyrosine-type recombinase/integrase, whose product MQRKPLRKFKRNTFVDSSKVEGLTMREMFENFMIIKKSEGLSKRTIDEYYINFDYFLRYTGDDLTGEQMTTERFVRWITHMREEQDLAPATINIRVRTMRAFVRYCYEEKAWISEPIHKRFKPVKAPIDNVESFTPEEVRRLIGVIDETSYTGFRTKVIQFVLLDTLVRCTELINIKRKNIDLKNGSILLEGDGTKTKVSRYVPISAKTIKLLKEYIDETMEFGSEYLFVSYEGEKLTTSTVRSDIADCGKLAGITNKRVSPHTFRHTGALFYIMNGGDPFSLQKILGHSHMNMVRRYIQMSNADIKYQHNTFSPLNSVFK is encoded by the coding sequence ATGCAAAGAAAACCATTACGTAAATTTAAACGGAATACTTTCGTCGATTCTTCTAAGGTGGAAGGGTTAACTATGCGGGAGATGTTCGAAAATTTTATGATAATTAAAAAGTCGGAAGGGTTATCTAAACGCACGATCGACGAATATTATATTAACTTCGATTATTTCCTACGTTATACTGGCGATGATTTAACAGGCGAACAAATGACGACTGAACGTTTTGTAAGATGGATAACGCATATGAGAGAAGAACAAGACTTAGCGCCAGCTACTATTAATATTCGTGTTAGAACGATGAGAGCGTTCGTCCGTTATTGTTACGAGGAAAAGGCGTGGATATCAGAACCGATTCATAAACGATTTAAGCCGGTTAAGGCTCCGATTGATAACGTAGAGTCCTTTACTCCGGAGGAAGTGCGGCGATTAATAGGGGTAATCGACGAGACAAGTTACACCGGTTTCAGAACAAAAGTTATCCAATTTGTTTTACTAGATACACTCGTTAGGTGTACGGAATTAATTAATATTAAGCGAAAGAATATCGATTTAAAAAACGGTAGTATTTTATTAGAAGGTGATGGCACTAAAACGAAAGTATCGAGATACGTACCTATCTCAGCGAAAACAATTAAATTACTAAAAGAATATATAGACGAAACAATGGAATTTGGTAGCGAGTATCTCTTCGTTTCATACGAAGGGGAGAAGTTAACGACGTCTACTGTTAGAAGTGATATTGCTGATTGCGGTAAACTAGCGGGCATTACTAATAAACGTGTATCACCGCACACGTTTCGACATACAGGCGCTTTATTTTATATTATGAACGGCGGAGATCCTTTCTCGCTACAGAAAATATTGGGCCATTCTCATATGAATATGGTACGTCGATATATACAGATGTCTAACGCGGATATTAAGTACCAACATAATACATTTAGTCCGCTTAATAGCGTATTTAAATAG
- a CDS encoding DUF2621 family protein has translation MFDSWIQWLIFFWTIFMISMLFIGGYFMFRKFLKRLPKEDGKSIMDWEEHYLKETRHLWPQEQKDFLEELVKPVPELFRDVARQKIAAKIGEIALEKQAAEISQELVIQGYIKATPKRDHKFLRKTLKEKEIDLSTYEHYF, from the coding sequence ATGTTTGACAGTTGGATACAATGGTTAATCTTTTTTTGGACAATATTTATGATTTCGATGCTTTTTATTGGTGGGTATTTTATGTTTAGAAAGTTTTTGAAACGGCTACCAAAGGAAGACGGAAAATCAATTATGGATTGGGAAGAGCATTACTTAAAAGAGACAAGGCATCTTTGGCCACAAGAACAAAAGGATTTCTTAGAAGAGCTAGTTAAACCGGTACCTGAACTCTTTCGTGATGTTGCAAGACAAAAAATCGCGGCAAAAATCGGGGAAATCGCGCTTGAAAAGCAAGCAGCTGAAATTTCTCAAGAGCTCGTTATTCAAGGGTATATAAAAGCTACCCCAAAGAGAGATCATAAATTTTTGAGAAAAACACTAAAAGAAAAAGAAATTGATCTCTCCACATATGAGCATTACTTTTAA
- a CDS encoding CcdC family protein, with the protein MIIVASSVGAVIMAILAIFVRIRAAKKPATIKKIILPPVFMSTGAFMFVFPMFRVTFSQAAEAFLVGVLFSLLLIKTSNFEIQNNEIYLKRSKAFVFILFGLLVIRIAMKLVLGHYISFGETSGMFFILAFGMILPWRIAMYFSYKKLESTLESKTFHKVQKA; encoded by the coding sequence ATGATAATTGTCGCTAGTTCAGTGGGTGCTGTAATAATGGCTATATTGGCAATTTTTGTTCGAATTCGCGCTGCCAAAAAACCTGCAACTATAAAAAAGATTATTTTGCCACCTGTTTTTATGAGCACAGGTGCTTTCATGTTTGTTTTTCCTATGTTTAGGGTTACTTTTTCTCAAGCTGCTGAAGCGTTTTTAGTAGGAGTACTATTCTCACTATTATTAATTAAAACTTCGAATTTTGAAATTCAAAACAATGAAATTTATTTAAAGCGTTCAAAAGCTTTTGTTTTCATATTGTTTGGATTATTAGTAATTAGAATTGCTATGAAATTAGTGCTTGGGCATTATATTTCATTTGGAGAAACAAGCGGGATGTTTTTTATTCTAGCATTTGGAATGATTTTACCGTGGCGGATTGCGATGTATTTTTCTTATAAAAAACTAGAAAGCACACTTGAAAGTAAAACCTTTCATAAAGTTCAAAAGGCATAA
- a CDS encoding response regulator, translating to MARVLIVDDAKFMRMTLTNILQKGMHEVVGEGENGRIGVELYNRLKPDIVMLDITMPEMTGIDALKEIKAHDPNAKIIMCSAMGQQKLVVESIESGAKDFIVKPFDESRVLEAISRVLEM from the coding sequence ATGGCTAGAGTTTTAATTGTGGACGATGCGAAATTTATGAGAATGACTCTTACAAATATATTGCAAAAAGGTATGCATGAAGTGGTTGGAGAAGGGGAAAATGGGCGCATTGGAGTAGAACTTTATAATAGACTTAAGCCAGATATTGTAATGCTAGATATCACAATGCCTGAGATGACAGGTATTGATGCGTTAAAAGAAATAAAGGCGCATGATCCCAATGCCAAAATTATTATGTGTTCAGCAATGGGGCAACAAAAGCTTGTCGTTGAATCGATTGAGTCAGGTGCTAAGGATTTTATTGTTAAACCATTTGATGAAAGTCGAGTACTTGAAGCGATTTCGAGAGTACTAGAAATGTAA
- a CDS encoding cytochrome c biogenesis CcdA family protein, which translates to MADVNIFLAFGAGFLSFISPCCLPLYPAFLSYITGVSVADLKAENAILQRRAMLHTLFFLIGFSSIFIMLGMSTSFIGRFFLQYNDLIRQVGAILIVFFGFVIVGVLKPEFLMKDHKLTFKNRPSGFIGSIIIGMGFAAGWTPCTGPILAAVLALSVSNPGSGMMYMIAYTLGFAIPFFIMTFFIGKMSWIKKYNVKIIKIGGYLMIVMGIFLFFDWMTKITAYLINLFGGFTGF; encoded by the coding sequence ATGGCAGATGTGAACATATTTTTAGCCTTTGGTGCAGGGTTTTTATCATTTATTTCACCTTGTTGCTTACCTTTGTATCCTGCTTTTCTATCTTACATAACTGGTGTATCAGTTGCAGATCTAAAAGCAGAAAATGCAATACTACAAAGAAGAGCAATGCTGCATACACTGTTCTTTCTAATTGGCTTTTCAAGCATATTTATTATGTTAGGTATGTCGACCTCGTTTATCGGCCGTTTCTTTTTGCAATATAATGACTTAATCCGGCAGGTTGGTGCCATTTTAATTGTCTTTTTTGGTTTTGTTATTGTAGGTGTATTAAAGCCTGAATTTTTGATGAAAGATCATAAGTTGACTTTTAAAAATCGACCATCCGGTTTTATTGGCTCAATTATCATTGGAATGGGATTCGCTGCTGGTTGGACACCTTGTACTGGTCCGATTTTAGCGGCAGTATTGGCATTAAGTGTATCGAACCCAGGATCTGGTATGATGTATATGATTGCATATACATTAGGCTTTGCAATTCCATTTTTTATTATGACATTTTTTATTGGAAAAATGTCATGGATTAAGAAATATAATGTTAAAATCATTAAAATTGGTGGCTATCTTATGATTGTTATGGGGATCTTTCTTTTCTTTGACTGGATGACAAAAATCACTGCATATTTAATTAATCTTTTTGGTGGGTTTACAGGGTTTTAA
- the mnmH gene encoding tRNA 2-selenouridine(34) synthase MnmH: MLLSIPTISIEDALNENTFYIDVRSPKEFDEFHITGAINIPLFTNEERAKIGTTYKQISQEKAIELGVEILSKKLPDFYHKYKECAEMNKEKTIVVYCWRGGMRSRSIVSIMAAIGIPLFQLLNGIRSYRQLIAADLERLGSEEKPYIVLEGLTGTRKTDILQALESEGYPVIDLERLAGHRGSTFGAIGLKPRSQKEFEKGLWERLSELKEFPYYIIEAESKRIGKVILPDFILKGKDRGVRIHINASIESRAKAICETYQFEKNFAETLEAMAVLKKRIPPTIVEYLYSELEKKNFSEFVRILLEEYYDPRYSYAANKLDTPVNYVYTDDLNDGINVVKAKINELVKYNGLLTI; this comes from the coding sequence ATGTTGTTAAGCATACCAACTATTTCAATAGAAGATGCTCTAAATGAAAATACTTTTTATATTGATGTTCGCTCACCAAAAGAATTTGATGAGTTTCATATTACTGGGGCAATAAATATTCCTCTATTTACAAATGAGGAAAGAGCAAAAATCGGTACAACCTACAAGCAAATAAGTCAGGAAAAAGCAATCGAATTAGGTGTTGAGATTCTTTCAAAGAAACTTCCTGATTTTTATCATAAATATAAAGAATGTGCGGAGATGAATAAAGAAAAAACGATTGTAGTGTATTGTTGGAGAGGTGGAATGAGAAGCAGAAGTATAGTCTCGATTATGGCAGCTATCGGAATACCGTTATTTCAATTGTTAAATGGTATTAGAAGCTACCGCCAGCTAATTGCTGCTGATCTAGAAAGATTGGGATCTGAGGAGAAGCCTTACATTGTGCTAGAAGGTCTTACAGGAACAAGAAAGACTGATATCTTACAGGCACTTGAATCAGAAGGTTATCCAGTTATTGATCTAGAAAGGCTTGCAGGACATCGTGGTTCCACATTTGGAGCAATTGGATTGAAACCTCGTTCACAAAAGGAATTTGAAAAAGGACTGTGGGAAAGACTATCTGAGCTAAAAGAATTTCCTTATTATATTATTGAGGCTGAAAGTAAAAGGATTGGGAAAGTCATTTTGCCCGACTTTATTTTAAAGGGAAAAGATCGTGGAGTTAGAATTCACATTAATGCATCAATTGAAAGTAGAGCAAAAGCTATTTGTGAGACTTATCAATTCGAGAAAAACTTTGCTGAAACATTAGAAGCGATGGCCGTTCTTAAAAAACGTATACCGCCTACTATAGTTGAGTATTTATATTCGGAATTGGAAAAAAAGAATTTTTCCGAGTTTGTTAGGATACTATTGGAAGAATATTACGATCCAAGGTATTCCTACGCAGCAAATAAACTTGATACACCTGTAAATTATGTTTATACGGATGATTTGAATGATGGGATTAATGTAGTGAAAGCTAAAATAAATGAATTAGTGAAATACAATGGACTGCTAACTATTTAG
- a CDS encoding YneF family protein — MWTYILVGLVALLAGVAIGFFVARKYMENYLKNNPPINEQMLKVMMMQMGQKPSQKKINQMMSQMNKLQKK, encoded by the coding sequence ATGTGGACTTATATTTTAGTTGGTTTAGTGGCATTACTCGCAGGTGTAGCAATTGGCTTTTTTGTTGCTAGAAAATATATGGAAAATTATTTAAAAAATAATCCACCTATTAATGAACAAATGTTAAAGGTAATGATGATGCAAATGGGTCAGAAACCTTCTCAAAAGAAAATAAATCAAATGATGTCACAGATGAATAAACTACAAAAAAAGTAA
- the sirA gene encoding sporulation inhibitor of replication protein SirA — protein MRSYHIHLLTEEVAYDYFGKELLIFNLFLENRQTANECLIPILTNQINYITNPISIIEINRFIEKSLNIKPLYEQDKIQFTYKIRTKRSQSMAKLEVYDQYLLLSSEGSYEAETAFFETLRKYSPYFLAMDFEHGRFGWLNPIKQRQYV, from the coding sequence ATGAGAAGCTATCATATTCATCTACTTACAGAGGAAGTAGCTTACGACTATTTTGGCAAAGAATTGCTGATTTTTAATTTGTTTTTAGAAAATAGACAGACAGCTAATGAATGTCTTATTCCTATATTAACGAATCAAATTAACTACATTACCAATCCAATTTCGATCATAGAAATCAATCGGTTTATTGAAAAAAGTTTGAATATAAAGCCTTTATATGAACAAGATAAGATCCAATTTACTTATAAAATTCGAACAAAACGCTCACAGTCTATGGCTAAATTAGAAGTATATGACCAATATTTATTACTTTCGTCCGAAGGTAGCTATGAAGCGGAAACGGCTTTTTTTGAAACACTTCGAAAATATAGTCCTTACTTTTTAGCAATGGATTTTGAACATGGACGTTTTGGTTGGCTAAATCCGATCAAGCAAAGACAATATGTTTAA
- the tkt gene encoding transketolase, producing the protein MSLSIEQLSISSIRTLSIDAIEKANSGHPGMPMGAAPMAYKLWTNFMNHNPSNPKWFNRDRFVLSAGHGSMLLYSLLHLTGYDVSIEDLKGFRQWGSKTPGHPEYGHTPGVEATTGPLGQGVATAVGMAMAERHLAGKYNKDDFELINHYTYSICGDGDLMEGVSAESASLAGHLKLGRLVILYDSNDISLDGDLNRSFSEDVIKRYEAYGWQVLRVEDGNDLDEIASALDAARNDLERPTLIEVKTTIGFGSPNKGGKSASHGAPLGADETKLVKEAYKWTFAEDFHVPAEVYEHFEKEVKQKGQQLEEQWNSLFTQYKQAHPELGTELQTAIDGLLPEGWEQSLPTYQVGKDKPASRDSSGQAINAIAQAVPSFFGGSADLASSNKTMMKDQGDFSSSNYSGRNIWFGVREFAMGAALNGLALHGGLKVFGATFFVFSDYLRPAIRLAALMNLPVTYVFTHDSIAVGEDGPTHEPVEQLAALRAMPNLSVIRPADGNETVAAWRVALESENKPTALVLSRQGLPTIEGTDQHAYEGVKKGAYVVSKASKDTPDAIILASGSEVNLGIEAQAILQKEGIAVSVVSMPAWDRFEEQTQEYKESVLPKAVKKRVAVEMGSSLGWNRYAGDEGTIIAIDTFGASAPGEKIMQEYGFTVENVVAKVKAVLQK; encoded by the coding sequence ATGTCACTTTCAATCGAACAATTGTCGATTAGCTCGATTCGTACATTATCAATAGATGCGATCGAAAAAGCTAACTCAGGGCATCCTGGTATGCCGATGGGCGCTGCACCAATGGCGTATAAACTATGGACTAATTTTATGAATCACAATCCTAGTAATCCAAAATGGTTTAATCGGGACCGATTTGTGTTATCAGCTGGACACGGTTCAATGTTATTATATAGTCTATTACATTTAACTGGTTATGATGTTTCAATCGAGGATCTAAAAGGTTTCCGTCAGTGGGGAAGTAAAACACCAGGTCACCCTGAATATGGGCATACTCCAGGGGTGGAGGCAACTACGGGTCCTCTAGGTCAAGGTGTTGCAACTGCAGTCGGGATGGCGATGGCAGAAAGACATTTAGCAGGTAAATATAATAAAGATGATTTTGAACTTATTAATCATTATACATATAGTATTTGTGGAGACGGAGATTTAATGGAAGGTGTATCAGCAGAATCAGCTTCACTTGCAGGTCATCTTAAATTAGGTCGCTTAGTTATTTTATATGATTCAAATGACATATCTTTAGACGGAGATTTAAATCGCTCGTTTTCTGAAGATGTCATTAAACGCTACGAAGCGTATGGTTGGCAAGTACTTCGAGTAGAAGATGGGAATGATCTAGATGAAATAGCAAGTGCACTTGATGCAGCGCGAAACGATTTAGAGCGCCCGACATTAATTGAGGTAAAAACAACTATTGGTTTCGGCTCACCAAACAAAGGCGGTAAATCTGCTTCACACGGTGCGCCATTAGGGGCTGATGAAACGAAATTAGTAAAAGAAGCCTATAAATGGACTTTCGCTGAAGACTTCCATGTTCCTGCAGAAGTATATGAGCACTTTGAAAAAGAAGTGAAACAAAAAGGTCAACAGCTTGAAGAACAATGGAATAGCTTATTTACTCAATATAAACAAGCTCATCCTGAGTTGGGAACAGAACTTCAAACGGCAATTGATGGACTATTACCTGAAGGATGGGAGCAAAGTTTACCAACTTATCAAGTTGGAAAAGATAAGCCTGCTAGCAGAGATTCATCTGGCCAAGCTATTAACGCAATTGCTCAAGCAGTTCCAAGCTTTTTCGGTGGTTCAGCTGACTTAGCAAGTTCAAATAAAACAATGATGAAAGATCAAGGTGATTTTTCTTCTAGCAATTATAGCGGCCGCAATATCTGGTTTGGTGTTCGTGAATTTGCAATGGGTGCAGCCTTAAACGGACTTGCTTTGCATGGTGGGCTAAAAGTTTTCGGTGCTACATTCTTTGTATTCTCTGATTACTTGCGACCAGCAATCCGTCTCGCAGCATTAATGAACTTACCAGTTACGTATGTATTTACACATGACAGTATTGCTGTCGGTGAAGATGGTCCAACGCATGAGCCGGTTGAACAGTTAGCTGCATTGCGTGCGATGCCGAATCTATCTGTTATTCGTCCAGCTGATGGAAATGAAACAGTGGCAGCATGGAGAGTTGCGTTAGAAAGTGAAAACAAACCTACAGCTTTAGTTCTTTCTCGTCAAGGTCTTCCTACAATTGAAGGAACAGACCAACATGCGTATGAAGGCGTGAAAAAAGGTGCGTATGTGGTAAGTAAAGCTAGTAAGGATACGCCAGATGCTATTATTCTTGCTTCAGGTTCAGAGGTCAATTTGGGAATAGAGGCGCAAGCTATTCTTCAAAAAGAAGGCATCGCTGTATCTGTAGTAAGTATGCCGGCATGGGATCGTTTCGAAGAACAAACGCAAGAATACAAAGAAAGTGTTCTTCCAAAAGCAGTTAAAAAGAGAGTAGCGGTTGAAATGGGCTCATCACTCGGTTGGAATCGTTATGCTGGGGATGAAGGTACAATAATTGCTATCGATACATTTGGAGCGTCTGCACCTGGAGAAAAAATCATGCAGGAGTATGGTTTTACTGTTGAGAATGTTGTTGCTAAGGTAAAAGCAGTGCTTCAAAAATAA
- a CDS encoding DUF896 domain-containing protein yields MLSKDKISRINTLSKKAKLEGLTAEETAEQKELREEYIKTFRKSMENTLHSVKVIDPEGKDVTPKKLKESKNRKNNPLVH; encoded by the coding sequence TTGTTATCAAAGGATAAGATAAGTAGAATTAACACTTTATCAAAAAAGGCAAAACTGGAAGGGTTAACAGCTGAAGAAACAGCGGAACAAAAAGAATTAAGAGAGGAATATATTAAAACGTTTCGTAAATCTATGGAAAATACTTTACATTCAGTTAAAGTAATAGACCCAGAAGGAAAAGATGTAACACCTAAAAAGTTAAAAGAAAGTAAAAATAGAAAAAATAATCCATTGGTACATTAA
- the lexA gene encoding transcriptional repressor LexA produces the protein MTKISKRQNDILEFIKQQVQLKGYPPSVREIGEAVGLASSSTVHGHLARLEKKGLIRRDPTKPRAIEILTNDDTDSIPKSETINVPVIGKVTAGIPITAIENVEDYIPLPDRLIPSDGNVFILIIEGESMIEAGILDGDMVIVRQQQTATNGDIVVAMTEDDEATVKRFFKEKDYIRLQPENSSMEPIILQNVTILGKVIGLYRNLL, from the coding sequence ATGACAAAAATCTCCAAGCGGCAAAACGATATCCTAGAATTTATTAAACAACAAGTACAACTAAAGGGCTATCCACCTTCTGTTCGGGAAATTGGTGAAGCGGTTGGCTTAGCTTCAAGTTCGACTGTTCATGGTCATTTAGCTAGACTTGAAAAAAAAGGGCTGATTAGGAGAGACCCAACTAAACCTCGTGCAATCGAAATATTAACGAATGATGATACTGATAGTATTCCCAAAAGTGAAACTATAAATGTCCCGGTTATCGGAAAAGTAACAGCCGGAATTCCTATCACTGCAATAGAAAACGTTGAAGATTATATACCTCTGCCAGATCGATTAATACCCTCTGATGGAAATGTGTTTATCTTGATAATTGAAGGCGAAAGCATGATCGAAGCAGGTATTTTGGATGGGGATATGGTGATCGTACGTCAACAGCAAACAGCCACTAATGGCGATATTGTTGTAGCAATGACAGAGGACGATGAAGCAACAGTTAAGCGGTTCTTTAAAGAAAAGGACTACATTCGACTTCAGCCAGAGAACTCAAGCATGGAGCCAATTATTCTTCAAAACGTTACCATTTTAGGAAAAGTAATCGGATTATATAGAAATTTACTATAA
- a CDS encoding YolD-like family protein produces MIKDRGTMKWTAMMLPEHTQVLRDIWQSDQKVTKPLLDEQELEEINLQLMEALNFNLEVTLSYYANGYINTSVGIIQSVNTNSQEIKIEDTAKKISHIKFDAVTNIKVHKSSQSLD; encoded by the coding sequence ATGATTAAAGATCGTGGTACAATGAAATGGACTGCTATGATGTTACCCGAACATACTCAAGTATTGAGAGACATATGGCAAAGCGATCAGAAGGTTACCAAACCACTCTTAGATGAACAAGAGCTTGAAGAGATTAATCTTCAGTTGATGGAAGCGCTGAATTTTAATTTGGAAGTGACTCTTTCTTATTATGCCAACGGCTATATAAATACATCTGTAGGAATTATTCAATCAGTCAATACAAATAGCCAAGAAATTAAAATAGAAGATACTGCTAAAAAAATTTCTCATATTAAATTTGATGCAGTTACAAACATTAAAGTCCACAAAAGCTCCCAATCTTTAGATTGA